The Psychrobacter raelei genome contains the following window.
AGAAGGCGCTTGGTATGGCCCGACAGGCCCTGAAATTGGCGCCTTGGATACCTATGGAGATCCCAATACCTTGACGCTAGATATCGGGACTTCGATGTTGGCGCAGGGCCCAAGTGCCAATACCTGCTTGGTTGAGATTGAAAAATTCGTCGGCAAAGCGCCAGCGGTGACCTCCTTTGGTGGTCCCACTTATGTCAATCCAGACGGCACGCCAGCGGCAGAAGACAAAGGCTAGTCGCTGATATAAGCGGTCAGTGCTGACAAGGGCTTTGCTTAAGCGCTAAGCAGGGCCCTTACTTTGTGGTTATGCCGCTTGTTGCGACCACCCATAACTCTTTAGTGTAATGGAATTAAAATGAATAATAGTCAACAATGGCAGGCAGCCAATACTGCCCGTGCCACGCTTTATCGCTGGTTTGCCGAGCTGTTCGCCCGTGAGTTAACTAAGAGCAATTTAACGCAGCTGCAAGCCCAATATCCACGCCTGCATGCCGCTTTTATTGATCTTAATCTTGAGCCGCAAAGCGCGGCGCTACAAACAGCACTGGATAATCTGCAAGTTATCCCAGCACCAGATAGAGCATTAGAGCTCGCTGCAGACTTTGCCCACCTGTTTTTGTTAAGTGGTCATCAAAGTGCGCCGCCGTACGCCTCTTATTATCTTGAGTCTGATCAGATGCTTTATGGCAAGCCGGCGCAGCAAATGAGTGAGTTTTTGGCCAGTCATAAGCTCGACCTACACCCTGAGTTTCGTGAGCCCAAAGATCATTTAAGTATTTATTTGCAAGTGATGAGCCTGTGGATTAAAAGCAGCGTCGATGAGCAGGTGAACCTTATCGAGATGGCTGTACAGCAACAGCACTTTTTAGAGGATGCGTTGCTCAGCTGGCTGCCTAAGTTTGCGGCGCGTTGCCAACACATTCGGGTAAAAACCCAAGTGTATCCCGCCATCATTGACTTGCTGCTGCATTTTGTACAAGAAGACAGACAAGCCTTGGAAGACATGGCCGAGGCCGAGTAGAATGGGGTATGATGTTAGGACTTATCAAGCCTGTGAATAACCCGATTAATCAAAGAGAGCGTATTTATGATCACTGTTGCTGAGCTACAAGCTGCCATTACTGAGCGTATTAATAGTTACAATCACACCGATTCAAGCTTGACGCAGCGCACCACAGAGCGCCGTGATCTATTGGCCAGTCAGTATCATATTTTAGCGACCGATATCATCTCGCCCTTTGATGTGCCGCGTCAGAATTTATCGGCCATGGACGGCTATGCGCTTGCCGGTGGCAGTACTCTTGACGCGGGCAGTTACATTGAGATTGTGGGCGAGTCACAAGCCGGCGCGCCTTTTAGCGGCAGTAGTGTAACTGGTGAGGCACAATTACAGCCAGGCCAAGGCGTGCGCATTTTTACCGGCGCCGTAGTGCCCAGCGACTGTGACACCGTGGTGATGCAAGAGAACACCAATTTTGCGGCTATCAAAGATAGCATTGATAAATCCCAAAGCTATCAGATTCAGCTCACCAAAACGGCGGTGGCCGGCAATAATATCCGCCGCCAAGGCGAGGAGATTGAATCCGGTGAGGTGGTGTTGCACGCTGGCAAACGCTTGAATCCCGCTGATATTAGCTTACTTGCCAATTTAGGCGTGGCCCAAGTCGAGGTGTATCAGCCGCTGACTGTGGGTATCTTAGCCACAGGAGATGAGCTGGTCGCAGTCGGTGAGCCGCTACAAAGCTTGGCCCAGATTTACAACTCTAATACGCCAACCCTCAAGAGTATGCTTGCGCA
Protein-coding sequences here:
- the torD gene encoding molecular chaperone TorD, whose protein sequence is MNNSQQWQAANTARATLYRWFAELFARELTKSNLTQLQAQYPRLHAAFIDLNLEPQSAALQTALDNLQVIPAPDRALELAADFAHLFLLSGHQSAPPYASYYLESDQMLYGKPAQQMSEFLASHKLDLHPEFREPKDHLSIYLQVMSLWIKSSVDEQVNLIEMAVQQQHFLEDALLSWLPKFAARCQHIRVKTQVYPAIIDLLLHFVQEDRQALEDMAEAE
- a CDS encoding molybdopterin-binding protein; translated protein: MITVAELQAAITERINSYNHTDSSLTQRTTERRDLLASQYHILATDIISPFDVPRQNLSAMDGYALAGGSTLDAGSYIEIVGESQAGAPFSGSSVTGEAQLQPGQGVRIFTGAVVPSDCDTVVMQENTNFAAIKDSIDKSQSYQIQLTKTAVAGNNIRRQGEEIESGEVVLHAGKRLNPADISLLANLGVAQVEVYQPLTVGILATGDELVAVGEPLQSLAQIYNSNTPTLKSMLAHLPIQIHDYGIIPDDLERTKQAVLTAMQECDVVISTAGVSVGDYDFLTTVIEDLGQINHYKVAMKPGKPFVFGELNKDLSVPVLYFGLPGNPLSSVVGSLQFIIPALWRLSGIDVADMPLPLTVTATLSSDVKKSPGRADFQRGIVSQNEAGEYVVTPAGKQDSHRIKQLSHANCLIVLPQQSGSMSAGEQVTVQLFPWS